aaatatgatatgatCCAACTCTCtgaaaaagttataaaatagGTCGTCAAATTGTAATTTAAGCATATCTATATGCTTGAAGCTTGATTGTGGAAGAAACAGATAGtctgataaaaatttgaaaagtgGAGTGTGGAGACCACAATTCTTTTTGGGAACACTGCTCAATATTGCTACTGCGGCTTAAGTGGTAAAGACCTACCCCTCCCTACTGTTTCTTTCCCCTTTTCATGCTTCTGGTGGGCTCAACAATGAGAACCCATGGGTCCAAAACTTTTTTTCGAGATTCTCTTCTCTGGTTCTCAATTCTCATCCCCAAGTCTAATCCACCCCTCCATCGCAATTATTGGCCACTTAATAATTTCTCTATTCGCAAGCTATAATATATTAGCGTTTAAACATTATCTTGGCAAGTTTTATCGTTTGATTTTCTTATAGATTATGTTTATGCAATCATGAACATGATTCAATGGTTCGgcgttattaaaaaaatcataagtattgttttctcttttgtcaaaTCATAGGTATTGtctttaacttttgtttttgaggtGAAATactgttaaaagtaaaaaaaattacctacTAGTATTTGTCAACTTCATTTCAACTAAGAACAAGTCAATCATCATGAGTAATGAGTAAAATTGTTTCACGATCGAACAAATCATCATGAGTCAGCTCCTGAAACTAATCTAAAACATTTAGGGTTTGAACGGTAACTGCGATCATGGCGGTCAAATGCATATGCGGTCTGGACCGCTCTATTTTTAAGGTGGACTACAGACCGCTGCGGACCAACTCGATTTGTATGCAAAAGCGGTTTATAGTTGGTCCGTTGcggttttgtttatgttttatttggacCGTACTATTACGGACTACATTTGctgaatgataaataaaaaacggtcCAGTCCGCAGACGGATTTGTCCACCCCAACcactgcaaccattcacaccaTTATACGTGTAGTTCTTAAACTGATCAATATAACTCATTTGAATATCAAGAAGGAACTGaatttaaaagtgtatttttagATGCAACTAAAACATGCACATTCATGAGATATCAAATTGTTGTcgtttttttgctcttttttacaaaagtaaaatctaaagataaaaaaaaaactgtaataagaaagaaagatagagagagaagggCAAAATAGGAAAGATTTACGGACGCTTTCTGTGACCTGTCGGGGAATAGATGTCTGTCTACACACAcgatacatcatcatcattcatacatgtatgtataaaacaatttaccaaaatataaaaaaacatgttctttaaacaaacattttataatctatttatttggtggaaacaaacatttttaaatcTTAAGAGCAAACGATTagtgtttaaagtttaaaccctTCCCCAAAGAGGAAACAAATACACTTCTAATGATAcagattataaaaaatataaaattatgtgaaCTTTTGTCTACTTTTTGGAAAATACGATTACtgccaaattttaaaaacaaaaaaaaaggacgataaagtaaaaaaataaagctctcaatctcatcaccttttttgtttttaattatttctccCACAAAATACACCTTACAATTGATCTCAACTTCagaattttttgtttcccaTTTCTCTCAAGAAAGTGTTTTGTTGTAATCACTAAGTACTTCAAAAGTTTCTTCTCAACATacttatttgaaagaaaaaaaaaatacttatgtCTGAATCTGTAGTAGCAGCAGAGCATGATTACATAGGTTTGTCAGAGTTTCCTACCATGgaaacagcaacaacaacaatgtctgacaaaaccaaaaccagagaCAATAACAACGACGGTCTGAATTTCAAGGCAACCGAGCTGAGACTCGGTTTACCCGGTTCTGAGTCACCGGAGCGAGTCGACACAAGATTCTTGTCTCTCAACAAGACTAGCTGTCCTGTGTCAGGTGCCAAAAGGGTGTTCTCTGACGCCATTAATGAGTCTAACAAATGGGTCTTCTCTCCTGGATCCACTACTGCTACTGGTGATGCTGGCTCCGGTTCTGGTCCTGGTAGCTCCGTTGTGAAAGATGGTAAGTCGACTACTTTTTCTAAACCGGCTGTTCCggttaaggagaagaagaactctGCAACAGCTCCAGCTTCAAagtaagcttcttcttttttccatttGCTCTGTTTTAGATCTTTCTCAGATATGTAAAAACATAGAAAGCTTTTATGAAAAGAGGTTCTTGatggtgtttgtttttttgattgaGCAGAGCACAAGTGGTGGGTTGGCCACCAATTAGATCATTCAGGAAGAACTCAATGGCTTCTTCTCAATCTCAGAAACCAGGAAATAACTCAGAGACAGAAGATGCAGAGGCTAAGTCTGGACCAGAACAACAACCTTGCTTGTATGTCAAAGTGAGTATGGAAGGTGCTCCTTACTTGAGAAAAATCGATCTCAAAACTTACAAGAGCTACCTTGAGCTCTCTTCTGCTCTTGAGAAGATGTTTAGCTGCTTCACCATAGGTAACGTTTTCTAGTCCTCTCCTTCTTTGAGGTAAATACTGTGACTGAGTTAGTGTGTAACTGTTTTCTTTTGGGtgtttctttggatttttcagGTCAGTTTGGGTCTCATGGAGGGTGCGGCAGAGATGGGTTAAACGAGAGTCGCTTGACTGATCTCTTGCGTGGTTCTGAGTATGTTGTTACCTATGAAGATAAAGACAGTGACTGGATGCTGGTCGGTGATGTCCCTTGGGAGTAAGtctttgatttctaattttaagTACTCAAATCTCAACCGCTTGATTGTTGTATACTATCATCAAGTATTATATCATATCTAATGATCTGAGCATGCTTCAAGCTTAACAGAAGAATATAGTTCAGTGAAGCTCTCTTACTGTCTTTTTCTCTGTGCAGAATGTTTATATGCTCCTGCAAGAAGCTGAAGATCATGAAGAGCTCTGAGGCTATTGGCTTAGGTTAGTCTTTCTTCTCTAAACTCTCTACTTTTACGCAGATCAATCTGTTCTACACCCATGTGGTCGGTTTTAAGATGTATTAGGTGGTCCATTTTGAACTAAGACCGCCTTCTAAACTTTCATAATTCTTGCTGGATTCTCTATGGTCCTTTGCAAGCTCTTAAACACTAGGAACTTACTACTGCACGATATGAAGAAACTGTAACGTACACCATGTTTCTAACAGAAatcttttctgtttcttttatgCAGCTCCAAGGGTGATGGAGAAGTGCAGAAGCCGGAACTAAGAAATTCCCTTTTATGTGataatatgtttgaaaaaaatatgtttttaagaAATGTAATAGCCATTTTGTTTTGAAGTATTTTTTGTGCTTTGTGTGCTAGGAGTGATCTTTCTTAAAACAGCCTCTACTAAGCTCTTAATAaggcttcttcctcttctgtctCTAATCAATCTAATGGATCATATGGGTTTGTATATGTGTGTTTGCCAAGGAAGACTTCATAATTCATATGTATAAAAAGGTTGGTAGTGTGTAAACCCGGTAACGTACTCAATGTTATATCTACCCGGCTTGGTTTTTTTGTTAACCAATGGGAAACCAAATGAGCGCATCTCAGCGATGCAAAGAGCAAACCTtagtaagaaaatatttacTACATATAGTTTTCATGGagttatatactatatagatcTTCGGATAGAGCTATTGCATTCAAACAAAATGATCGGATCATATTATTACCAAACATACACAACGGGTTCAAAAGACACACACCACTTACTAGCGTTTccacattttcatatattttatctatACTACCGAACCTAATCCTCAGATTCCTTCTCTTTACGACTTCTATGTACAGGGATTATGTCTCAATTCTTCTGAAAACTCCAGCTTCTCTTGCTGAGGTTGTTCATTAACCAGCCAAAGTCGAGTAAATTTTGCCCGTATTGTATCTTCACAAGGTAGCTTCTGTAGGGTATTAGTATGCTCTTTAGACCTGAGAGAATTTCACATAGatggtttcaactttcaagatatATTCTCAAATGTAGACTGCAATTATCAGACATCACAACTAACACCAATAACGGCAGATATGAAATAATCCTACATTTTCTAGTGTTCACACCACTTAACTACATCTAGAGACATTAGATAGAGTACTGAACCACATGGATATAATAGCATACTGACCAAATGAGACTACAGTCTACAGCCAATCAACTTATGACTTAGAACCAAGGCATGTCACAGAGAGAAACATAAAGACATTGCAGTTTACCTGTTATGCACATCGTTTTGTAAAAGTGAGCAACTTGAGCATCTCCCCTTGTAACTACGCGCTTGTTTGATTCCAAACACTCAAGAAACGCCATGTCAGCTTTTAGCAACTCTGCCTGGTCATGAGTATCATAACCAATATCATGGCAATAACAGCAATGATCTAACCAGTCAATAGGTCTCTGATCCCAAACCATGGAACCCCCATCTTTCCCACTAGACCAGTTAGGTCCACAATAATGTCCGTATCTCGGAAAAAGCTGTGAGAGAAACGCCCTCGTTCCTGTGTGCCAGGGAACCTTCGAAACATAAGGTCTAAACCGATAAACAGTATTCACAGCGTTCGATCTAGAGGACCTTCGAGAAAGGGCATGCCTTTTTAACCCTCTATTTATAGTAGTAGGTTTCTGCTTTCCATCAGCAGCATTTGCAGCCCAAGGAAGTGCTGAACTAAAGGACCAGGTCCATATTTTGATATCAAACAATCCTTTCCCTTGCTTTGGCTGTTCCAGGATAGACATTGTCGATTTCCCTTGCTCTGGCTGTTCCAGGATAGACATTGTTGCTTTCCTTTGCTCTGGCTGTTCCACAAGAGATGTTGTCGATGTCACGGTTTCAATCATAGGTACATCCTTCTTCGAGGTGATGCTGCCAAACCAGGAAATACCAGGCAACCCAAAATTCATctgtaaacaacaaaacaagcatACAATGACTTCAGCAACCAAGTATCAACTGTTCACAAGATCTGTCTATATTAATCTATAGTTCCAAGtaaaacaagattttggttATGCAACTCCCTAAACACCGAACTTTCTAGAGCCATGCAAAGTGATCCAGAACACaaagacaagtttttttttttttttttcttctcaaaattgACATTGCTTAATTTAGATAGAGGAATAAACATTGGTATGTCAAGATCAGGCAAAGAGAGCAGTTTTAGACCAAGTCGATCTCAATACACCGACATATCATGGCTTATGATTcaaacccataaaaaaaaaaacagaattcaaaCGATTCGAataaaaagtttctaaattgAGAAAGATCACTTCTCTCATAACCAAGAAACCTAGAATTCACTagtaaataacattatatcGGATCTCGAGAAAGCTAAATAACACAAAAGGATAATTCGAGATTGGAATGTTCACGAACCTCTTGGCTCTTCTGCAGGAGAGGGAAATTAACAGAGAGAGACGctgcgagaagaagaagaagaagaagaagacagacagaggtttttgattttttccttaAAGCAAATGACAACCTCGGAAACGCTTACTCTATCCCTACCCATCCCTAACTTTTATTGGGCTTCAAAATTAAGTGGGACGacctaactttttttattttagatgaGAACTTTTTTGTAGTTGTGATAAATCAAAGTTTAACTAATTAACAATTAGCCATATTGTGTTGTTATAACTTTAGTATTGTTATTATATAGACTTAtagtattttactatattttaactaattaaacttttttttttgtttaagattAAAGACTTAAAGTTAAATATActatgttagattttttttcttcactttttaGCATttctatacaaaataaaaataaaattaattattaaaaaaagagtttagggcaaattttttttgttaatttttgtgttGACTGTGCTAGCCCAGCCATTTTGAAGCTTAAGATGtactctaatttgattttttttttaaataatgtttaaaatttcaaatatcaatataaaccaacttttaaaaaaaagaaatttcgaTCTATAATGTCacttaataaataacatgtttataagccaaaaaaatctcatattttcatgaacaaaaaattacaggttttgattaaaaactaatcaaaagtGAATACTGAAGATTTTtgtctacaaaacaaaaaaaggaagacttttgctttttaactcACATGACACAAAACAGAGCTCCCCTTATTTGAAAACTTTAATTTGTCTCATCAGTTATCTTCTCCAAGAGTAAACTTCACAAACCT
The sequence above is a segment of the Camelina sativa cultivar DH55 chromosome 10, Cs, whole genome shotgun sequence genome. Coding sequences within it:
- the LOC104717289 gene encoding auxin-responsive protein IAA27, translating into MSESVVAAEHDYIGLSEFPTMETATTTMSDKTKTRDNNNDGLNFKATELRLGLPGSESPERVDTRFLSLNKTSCPVSGAKRVFSDAINESNKWVFSPGSTTATGDAGSGSGPGSSVVKDGKSTTFSKPAVPVKEKKNSATAPASKAQVVGWPPIRSFRKNSMASSQSQKPGNNSETEDAEAKSGPEQQPCLYVKVSMEGAPYLRKIDLKTYKSYLELSSALEKMFSCFTIGQFGSHGGCGRDGLNESRLTDLLRGSEYVVTYEDKDSDWMLVGDVPWEMFICSCKKLKIMKSSEAIGLAPRVMEKCRSRN
- the LOC104717290 gene encoding uncharacterized protein LOC104717290; translated protein: MNFGLPGISWFGSITSKKDVPMIETVTSTTSLVEQPEQRKATMSILEQPEQGKSTMSILEQPKQGKGLFDIKIWTWSFSSALPWAANAADGKQKPTTINRGLKRHALSRRSSRSNAVNTVYRFRPYVSKVPWHTGTRAFLSQLFPRYGHYCGPNWSSGKDGGSMVWDQRPIDWLDHCCYCHDIGYDTHDQAELLKADMAFLECLESNKRVVTRGDAQVAHFYKTMCITGLKSILIPYRSYLVKIQYGQNLLDFGWLMNNLSKRSWSFQKN